The following nucleotide sequence is from Ignavibacteriales bacterium.
TTCAACTTTCGTTACGGGAGTAAATGATTACACTGAGAATATGCCGCAAGGGTTTCTATTGCATCAGAATTATCCTAATCCATTCAACCCGAGCACAACGATAAGCTACCAACTGCCAGCCCGAAGTCATGTAACACTCAGAGTTTTTGATCTGCTTGGGAGAGAAGTTGCGATGCTGGTGAATCGTATCGAAGAATCAGGAAATAAATCGGTGACGTTTGATGCGAGCAGGTTATTAAGTGGTGTTTATTACTACCGTCTACAAGCCCGCCCAACAGATGGCGGGGAAGCCCGCCAAAAAGATGGCGGGCAAGCAGGCAACTTCACATCCGTGAAAAAATTATTGCTGCTTAAGTAAACGCAAAGTAAATAGAAAACATTTTGTTTAAAAGTGCAGTCTACAAGCGGACTGCAGATTATTAATGACTGGAGAGATTGATAACCGAATAGGATAGAGTCAAGAGTTCGAAACTATGGATATTAAGATATTTTGATCTAATGATAATCAAATTATTTATTGATGAACAAAGACAAAATAGCATACAACACAAAATCTATCAATCATCAAGGAGATATGCCTATGAAGCAATTAACAGTTGTTTTAGTTGTAGTATTTCTTTTTTTTCTCGATTTCAATATCGGAAATAGTCAGGGCACAATTGCGTTTGTGGACAGTTTCAATCAAGGGAATTCAAATGAATGGACTTGGCAAACAGGTTCATGGACTTTTGCAGATGGGATCCTTTCAACTGGGACAGTTGCAGGCCACCATTTTCTCATCGAGCCTCAGTATATTTTTAGTAATTTTACATTCCAAGTAGATGTGATGAAGATCGACGACGGCGACGCAGAACATCCAGGTTTGGTGTTTCGTTGGATGAACGATACGATGAACTACGTTTTCCGCATCAACGGAGTCGGTTCGCAGTCTTGGATCCAGTTGGCCCGTGATATGGATAACCGCGATCATAATTCACAAATTATCAGCACAGTTCCGTGGTTTACCAACGAGAACAATAATCGAATGTATAAAGGAGTTTGGTACACGATGAAGGTACGCACGGATAGCACACAAATCAAGTGCAAGGTCTGGCGGACTTCGGATCTGGAACCATCAACCTGGAATCTTGATGTGACCGACAGTCAATATGCACTGGGTAAAATTGGTTTGGAGTATTACACGGGTTCTCACCAATATGATAACGTTGTTGTAATCGGAGAAGGTAATCTGGTAAATGATGTGTCTGAGGAGATTCACCCAAGCCCTGTGACCTTTGCTCTTGCACAAAATTATCCTAATCCATTCAACCCGAGCACAACAATCAGCTATCAATTGCCGACGCGAAGCCACGTAACGCTCAGGGTCTTTGATCTGCTTGGAAGGGAAGTTGCGATGCTGGTGAATCGTATCGAGGAATCAGGAGATAGGTCGGTGACGTTTGATGCGAGCAGATTATTAAGTGGTGTTTATTACTACCGTCTACAAGCCCGCCCAACAGATGGCGGGCAGGCAGGCAACTTCACATCTGTGAAAAAATTATTGCTGCTTAAGTAAACGCAAAGTAAATAAAAAACATTTTGTTTAGAAGTGCAGTTCATAACGACTGCACTTTATTTATTCTAGAGTCCTTTCTGAGGAAAGCCTGCCTGCCGCAGGCAGGGACTCTACATTGATAACAATGAGTAGAGTCCGTTCCTTCGAACGGACTACACGGATAACAAAGCGTAGAGTCCGTTCTCCCAAAGGTATTCCTACTGAACTTAGAACGGACTTCTAGCTTAACAATTCGAAATATCAAACCGCCACTCCGTTTGGTACTGCGACAACTCCGTTCGACATTGCGACGATTCCGTTCGACATTGCTGCAACTCCGTTCGGTATTGCGATAACTCCGTTAGACATTGGGGCGATCCCTTTAGACATTGCGATAACTTCGTTAGACATTGGGACGATTCCTTTAGACATTGTGGTAACTCCGTTAGACATTGGGACGATTCCTTTAGACATTGCGATAACTTCGTTAGACATTGGGACGATCCCTTTAGACATTGCGGTAACTCCGTTAGACATTGGGGCGATCCCTTTAGACATTGCGGTAACTCCGTTAGACATTGGGACGATTCCTTTAGACATTACGGCAACTCCGTTAGACATTGGGGCAATCCCTTTAGACATTACGGCAACTGCTAACAGGATTGCGACGATCCGACATAGGATTATGCCCAAATTGACTTGTTTTTGAGGGTGGCAATGTGGATATGGATGTTTTGATAGTGAATAGGAGGTTGTGCGGATTAAAATAATTTGAATAAGAAATGTATAAAAACACATCATTAATATACACATCTTTGATTGTTTTTTTGTTAGAATTTAACGATATTTTCTAACAGAGGAATGCATGCCAACAACTAAAGATATATTGCTTCAGATTCTCGAAGAATCATCAATTCAACATACATCGTTTGGGAAAACACAGCTTGTAAAATTACTCTACCTCACCGAAGTCGAATATTACAGAAATTACAACGAACGTTTGACCGATCTCGAGTGGCTTTTTTATCATTATGGTCCGTACGCTCTTGCAATAGATGACATTCTAAATGAAAGAGATTTTGTTCAGACAAAGGCGAAAATTAAGAATGAAAAGAACTTAATTCTAATTAAAGTTGCTGAAGGGTTAAGTCGGTATAAATCTGAAGTTGACACCAAAGTTAGTTTGATTATTAAAAAGATCGTTGGGCAGTGGAAAGATAGACTTCTTGAGGATCTGCTGGACTATGTATATTTTGAAACAGAACCGATGGAAGCGGTAGATAAGCGGGGGGATGTATTAGATTTCACAACAATAAAAAAGGAAACTAATAAGGTTGTAATTCCACTAAAAGCTTCGAAAGAAACTGAACAAAGAGTTGCGGAGTTGAGGAAGCGAATTGCCCCGACACTCAAAAGACTTAGTGAACAAAGGGTAACAGAAAAACACGAGGGTAAGGAATACCAGAAAGCTATTGAAGCATGGGATGAAGAGGAACAGGTTGATGCGGAATCGTTACGACATCTAAAGATAATAATCAAACCATAAAACAACTCTGACACGCAAAGGGATTGACATATCGGGACTTGTGGAAACTTGCTTTGAAGCTGGACCAACCGCAGGGTTCTCTGTTGGTCAAATTGTGGAAATACCATCATTATATCCAAATAAAGATAAGCTGATTCTTGATGTTAATGTATTAGAAGATCCAAGCGAAGTTGAACTGCCAGCTATGATTAGCCAACTTGATAAACGGCAATTCAAGTTCCCGGTGAAAAGCATCGGTTTGAAAGCAGACGAACATTTGTTTGCAATCAAAGGTAAAATGCGTCCTGCAATTGTTATTGCGGAAGGACCAACCCGTTGGGCAACTAATACATCCGAGCAATTAATCATATGTGTACCGCTTTACACAGTTGATAAACCTAAAATTCATAGAGAGTTTGTTATAAATGTTCAAGCTTTTCAATATCCGAGTAAATTTTATATTCCCCCATTCCCGATGTTTCATATAGAGGAAAGCATTGCACGTTTTGAGTTGATTCAAATAGCACATGCATTTGCAGTAAAAATATTTCCAGCCAAAACAAACCCGGCAATGCTGTCTGATGAATTCTTCAGTCTTTTTAGGATTTGGCTCGTGTCATATCTTGGTGGAACAATTGATGAAGAAGAAATTGAAATTTTAAAGTTATATGGAAATGATATTTTGAATGAAGCTAAAAGACAAGGAGTAGCTATTTAAAATTTATGCCCTCACTAAACTGGATTGGTAAAAAAGTCGTAGAGAATCATCACCGGCACGTGTCGTTTCATTTGCTTAAAGATGTTCCTGAATTATCTGTCGGTGATTCGGGAAGCGGCAACCTGATTGTTGAAGGTGATAATTTACTCGCCTTGAAAATGCTGAATATTTTATGCAAACTTATACTTAATTAAGTTCGCTCAATCATCATGGATATACAAGTACAAATAGAATTTGCAAGAAAGAATCTTCTTGACCTTACGATGAGGAATCGCCTTCTCAATTTCAGGCCCACAAAGGCGAGGTCCATTAGGGCTATAAACGAAATTCCCCGTGAAGTTTATGACCTTCTCGTACTTCAAGAAAGGATGATGGAATTCCAACCACAGAAACAACGCGACAACATTTCTGAGAATGGTTCAAGCGAATCGTTGTTTGGTGAAAAGGAAAAAAATGGATCATCGGATGAGGGGCTTACCGAGCTCTGGCATTTACCAATTACCACGACTGAAGTAGCAGACCGCCATCTTGATCGTTATCTACAAACCGATTTGGACTCCGAGGGATTGCAAAAAAGATTATTCTACATCAGCCAACAGGCACGATCTGTTTTTGAGGAACAAGGGTATACCGTATTGTTCTTGGCTCTTGGTTTCTTAGAATGGAAAGAGTCTCCTGATGCAATTGAAATGAGAAGAGCTCCCCTCATACTTGTTCCAGTCGAACTTGAAAGAACGGATGTTAGGAAATCTTACCGACTGAAATGGAATGAGGAAGATATTTATTCAAACATTTCGTTGAGTGCAAAGCTTGTAGAACAAGGAATTATTTTACCATTCTTTGAAATGCCTGAAGGAAAGACCGATATAGATCAATACTTTGTAGCAGTCTCCAATGCTATTTCAACTATGGCCGACTGGAAAGTGGTGAATGAGATTTGTCTTGATTTCTTTAGTTTCACAAAATTTGTGATGTATAAGGATCTAGATTCGAAGTCTTGGCCTACAGAAGAATCACTTACTCAGCATCCTCTCATCAAGGCGATTCTTTCTCCTTCAGGAGATGTGACCCATAGGGTCGGGTTCAATGTGGAAGAGGTAGATCAGAAAATACAATGGAAAACCACTTACCATATTCTCGATGCTGATCCCTATCAAATTGCTGTTATTGAAGACGTTAAAGCCGGTCATAATCTTGTTGTTGAAGGACCCCCTGGAACTGGCAAATCCCAAACAATTGCAAACGCCATTGCTGAGCTACTTGCAAATGGCAAGACTGTCTTGTTTGTCAGTGAGAAAATGGCCGCGCTTGAAGTTGTGAAGAGCCGATTAGATCATGCCGGATTGGGGGAATTTTGTCTGGAGCTACATAGCCGTAAGGCCAATAAGAGGGAGGTGCTTAAAGAACTAGAAAGAACTCTCCAAGTTGGTACGACTCATACCGGCGATCAAGGAATGGACTTTCAATTACATGAAGATCTCAAGAACAAGTTGAATGGATATGCTCATGCTCTAGGGGAGCCGATCGGCAATATCCAACTCTCGCCATTCGCTCTATACCAAATGAAGGAGAAGAGCCTAAGACATTTCAAGCATTCAGGGATGACAATACCTAGAGCCAAGATTTCTTCGCCAGAGAAATGTACCATTGAGGAATGGTCATTAGCCCAAACTCGTTTGAACGACTTAGCATCTTCTTACTCTCTTGTTAAGCCAGTCTCAAAAAATGTATGGCGAGGGTGTAACCCTCCGATTATCCTGCCATCTGATGAATATGAAATTGGTAATCTGATTGAGAAATGTATTGTAGGATTAAATAAACTTGCCTCTGTTGCGCAAGAGTTTTCAGAAAAGAGCGGTATCAGAAGACCTGGTTGCCTTGGTGATATCCAAGATGTTGTTTCAAATTCCATCATAGTAGCTTCTGCACCGAAAATAGAACGCATAATTCTTGAAAACCGTGAGTGGGATTCATTAAAAGAGCAAGCACAGTCAATTATCAACGATCTACAGGAATTCCAGAAACAATGGGCTATAGCACTATCCTGTTTCAAGGAAAATTCGTTAGATCATGATCTTCAATCGTTGCTACATGATTATAAGATTGAATCAAAGCACATATTCAGATTTATCAATAAAAAGTATTGGTACTTAAAACGTGAAATTGCGGGATTATGCGAATGTCGACCTTTCAAAAAACGGCAACAGATAATCGAGCATCTCGAGCAACTGATTATAGTACAACACCTCCAGACTCGAGTTGCCTCTCATGAAATAACAGCACGTAAGCTATTTGGTTCTCTATGGAAAGGTAGACAAACAAATACTGAAACTCTATCTACATTCGCAGATTGGATCGTCGGTTTCCGTGCATCCTTAAATGCAGGGACAGCAACAACTAATGCTCTGTCCATTATTGAAAAAGGAGTTAACAGGCTTGAGATAGAAAAAGTATACAAACTTCTTTTGGATTCAGTTATTGATCTGGAAGTTCAATTAGACAACCTAAAGACACGCATCGGATTGAATTATTTGTTGGCATTTTCAAATGAGCGAGACAATATACAGTTCGGAATACTCAAATCCCGTCTAACAGAATTGTCAAGGAACACGCATACACTACACACATGGTCTCAGTTCATGCGTTATAGGAATGCGTGCATTGAAACAGTTGCAGCCTCTGCTGTGCCACTTGTGGATTCAGATTCGATTATGCCTGATAGTTTGGTTTCTTGTTTTGAAGGAAATTTTGCTGATGATCTTCTACGATTTGCTTTTGATCAAAAATCTGATCTTGCTGATTTCATTGGAAAATTACATGAGCAAAACATCAAGCGCTTTTCGGAAGTTGACCAATTGCTTATAACTACGAATCGAAAGCGTCTCGTTAGCAAGCTTCAGAAGAATAAACCAATTGTATATGGTGGTGCCAGAGGTTCAGAGGTTGGAGTGCTTCTTGGAGAGTTTAGTCGAAAGCGTAGCCATATGCCAATCCGCAAGCTTATGATTAGGAGTGGAACTCTAATTCAAAAACTGAAACCTTGTTTTATGATGAGTCCACTTTCTATTGCTCAATTTCTTGATCCGCGAACAGTACAGTTTGATGTTATTATTTTTGATGAAGCAAGCCAGGTAAAACCAGAGGATGCGCTCGGCGCCTTGCTTCGTGGGGGACAGCTTATTGTCATGGGAGATACAAGGCAACTTCCACCTACGAACTTCTTCAGCCACCTAATCGGTGAGGGTACAGAGGAAGAAGAGACCGAAGAAGCAACGGTAGCAGATGTAGAGAGTATCCTTCATCAATGTAAAAGAGCTTTCCCAATGAAGTCCTTGAATTGGCACTATCGTAGCCGGCATGAATCACTAATTGCTGTCTCCAACCGAGAATTCTACGATAATTCTCTCCTTATATTTCCTTCGTCGATTGGTAAGGATGATGATCTTGGGTTACATTTTGTGCATTTACCAAATGGAGTCTATGATCGCGGAAAGAGTGGTGTCAACCGAATTGAGGCAAGGTCTGTAGCTGAGGCGGCTGTCCACCACTTCAAAAAACATCCAACAAAGAGTTTGGGAATCGGCACCTTTAATATTAAACAACAGCAAGCCATACAGGAAGAAGTAGAATTGCAACTTCGTCATAATCCTGAGATGGAAGAGTATTTTAGAAGTGGACGAGATGAACATTTCTTTGTGAAAAATCTTGAAACGATTCAAGGCGATGAGCGGGATGTTATTTTTATAAGTGTAGGTTTCGGTTTTGATGAAGTGCGAAAGTTATCACAAAACTTTGGACCATTGAATCATGATGGTGGCCACCGCAGGCTAAATGTTCTTACAACACGTGCACGAGAGAAGTGTGTGGTTTTTTCCAATTTCAAGGCGTCAGATCTAAACATTGAGGTAGATACACCGTTTGGTGTCAGAGCACTGAAATCATTCTTAGCATTTGCTGAGAATCGCAAAATAATTGGCACTCAGGGACCATCTGCGGACACCGATTCACCTTTCGAGGACTCTGTGTTTGAATTCCTCACAAGTAAAGGATACATTGTTAGCAAGCAGGTAGGCTGTGCATCGTTCAGAATTGATCTAGCCGTTGTTGACAGGAAGAATCTAGGACGGTACATACTCGGTATTGAGTGCGACGGCGCCAAATATCACTCCTCGACAGTTGCTCGGGATCGTGATAGATTAAGGCAACAAGTGCTTGAGGGCCTCGGTTGGAAAATCCATCGAATTTGGTCAACGGATTGGTATCGCAACCGAATTGAGGTTCAAGATCGTCTGATAGCCGTTGTCAGGGAAGCTGCTAATGAACTGGATAGTTCAGGAGTGATTAAGAAAGGACAGACAAGCAATTCAGAGATCGAACCAATTGTGGTAATATCGCCAAATAGCACATATCGAAATTTTTCAATTCCTAATATTGAAGAACTTGCGACTCCTTATCAGGTTTGCCAGTCGTTAGGGATTCAGATAGGTGGGGATCTGCACAAACAATCAGCTAGATACTTGGCAAATGCAGTTGTTAATGTTGTAATAGTTGAAGCACCGGTACATTTTGATGAGGTAGTTCGCCGTATTCGAATGCTGTGGGGTTTAGGCCGGGCTGGTCAACGTATCAATTCCATTGTCAAAGATGCTACGAAGCACGCTGTAAATGCTGGTTTGATAAAATTGAAGAACGGGTTCTTATGGTCATCTAAAGAACAAAATCCTGTTTTAGTACGAAGGAGGATCGATGATCCTTTGCCTCGTATTGAGTTAATATGTAATGAAGAAATAGCAGAAGCAATCAGGGTAGTGTTACGCCATCAATTTTCCACAAACAGCGGTGAGGTTGTCACACAAGTCGCTCACTTGTTCGGAATTCAATCAATTCATGATAAGACAGCGGAACGAATAGAATACATATTGAAAGATCTCATGATGAATAATGAAGTGGAATATGTTTCCGACGGAATCGTTCGACTAGCAGTGGGAAAATAAGTTAATTGGAATATCTTTTGTGAACAATTAAAGATATGTCACTTCTTTTTACCTATGATGAAGGATACACGATATACATCAGAGTTCAATCCAATCTTACGATCTAATCTGCTTCCACCAATTGTTCACCACATCAGGAACGCTGGTGTCGGCTTCTTTCTTTAACCATTTATTGAAGAACTTTATATCACCGCTTGCAGGTGCCGGGGAGGGCATATCAATTTGTACACGCGCTGGTATTGCAACCGCGTCGCCAATAATAAATGCTTCACCCTGTCCTAAGGTTGGCAGTACATCTATTAAACTTGCCAGCGCGTCGGGAACAAGCTTGCGGACGTAATTCTGATCGTTCGGATTCAACAAACGCAACGCTATGAAATTATTGCACTGTGCCGTTATTGTTTCGGAAATTTCGGAAGGTCTCTGACTTACAATCATGCAACTGACGCCGTATTTTCTTCCTTCCTTCGAGATGCGCTCAACCGTTTTACGCGCGGCAACACTGCGCCCCTGCGAAGATAAATATGTATGCGCTTCTTCGAACACAATCAGCACAGGGAAGTTTTGTCGGTTTTGATTCCACAAATTGAAATCGAAAATAATCCTGCCTAATAACGATACGAGAACATTGATGACATCGAAAGGCACTCGGCTTAAATCTAAAACTGTAACCTGTTTGTTGTTCACAATTCCGAATAGCTGTGTGAGCAACTCTGAAAAAGTTTCAGACGATCTGTATTTTTTAGGTTTGAATAAGAATTCGTAACGCTTATCCTGAATTTTACTTTCAAGACGGACGAGGAAACGGGTGAACTGACCGTAGAAAGGACCTTCTTTGCCGCCTAAAGTTCTTTCGGTATCCAGCGAGCGCATTCTCGCCGAAACTTCGAGGAAATCGAAATATACAGGCGTATCTATTGTTAAAAATTCTTTCAGGTTGAGATTCTTACCGCGCTTCGAATCGAGTACGGCATCTTTCATAATCATCATCTGATTGTGCGAATGAGGATCGTCTTCATCGATGAATGTTTCGCACAGTTCATCGAAATTCATCAGCCAGTATGGAAGCTCAAGCTCGGTTATCTTGATGATGTTGCCCTGATCTTTGAAGGCAGGTTCATACTCGCCGTGAAGATCGAGAAGAATGACGTGCGCATTTTCGAACTTATGGATTTTCTGGATGATGGAGGCGGTTGTGCACGATTTACCGGAGCCGGTGGAGCCGAAGAGAGCTATATGTTTAGCGAAAAATTTATTCGGTTCGAGAAAAAATCTTTCTTCGTCCATGATCGAAAGAGAACCAACCGAGAAGTTGCTATGCCGATAGGTGGCAAAAATGCTTTTTAAATCTTCAGAAGCGGCAAGATAAACAGGAGAGCCGAGAACGGGGAATGACGAAACTCCGCGTGTGAATCTGCCGTCGGTTAGAGTGCCGATTAACTGGATTTCTATAATTTTCTTTGCCGGCTTGAGTGACAGCTTGTCGTCTGCCGCCGATAGATCGTGGTAACGTGTCGACGATATTGTACCGATAATAGATCGATCGCCGCTCGGGATCATGACGTATGAACCCAGTTTGCCTATTACATCGCTTGGTGAAGCTGCAGAAGCTACATCATCTGCGAATACGGCGGTTATGTTTCCGCTCGTAACAGTTGCAACATTTGCGATTCGTTTTAGTTGTGTGCTCATAATGGCTCCTTCCCGTAAATGTTAATTGCGCCTGATTGTAACAAGAGTTTTATCATCAGTATGTGTGCCTAAACTATTAAATAATTGAACATCTTCAAGTATTTTCAATGTAATTTCTTTCGGGGTAAGAGAACGTGATGCAATCAACAACCTGATCAAGCGTTCTTCGCCGTAAAAATCGCCTTGTTCGTTAGTGGCTTCAACAATTCCATCCGTGTAAAGGAGAAGGATGTCGCCGTGATCCATGTGAAAATTCTCTGTCCGGAAATTTTCATTCGGGAAAGGTCCAAGCATCTGACCTGTTGTTTCAATATATTCCGTTGTTTCAGAATTATTCCGTAGCAGGATGGGATTATTATGGCCGCAGTTCGCGTATATTATCAGTCCGTTTTTATCGTCGGTTAATTCAGTGTAAACGAGTGATACGAAATGTTCTTCTGAAAAGGTTTTATTCAGAAGTTTATTGATTCGCTGCAGAAGGGATGAGATTTTAGTTTGATAATCGAAGCCCATTCTGAGAGCGCCCGAGGTGTAGAGCGCCTGCGCCGCGGCTGAAAATCCTTTGCTTGCGGCATCGCCTACAACAACAGCGATTCGTTCATCATCTGTTTCCGATTGAAGATAATCGAAGAAGTCGCCGCCCACAATCCGATCGGGAATTGACACTCCATATACATCGAATGAATGGAATTTCATTTCGTGCTGAGGCAATATGCTTTTTTGAATTTCACTCGCTTTATCGAGATCGCGTTCCAGCACTTTAGCATCTCGTTCAATTTTTTTGGTGCGAAGTACGGTGCTCAAAGCCGCGCTTATGATATTCAGAGTGTTGGTTAAACTTTCATCCAAATCATCGGCGTTGAATGCCATTACATAACGGTAGAGTGTATTTCCGCGCCATTGAATTTTTTCACCGATACCTGTTGCCGAATATTTCAATATCCCGCGTTGTTTCAGGTACCAATCTTGCTCGCTTCCTAAAACTGTTCGAAGTTTCGGTAATTCGAGGAAGATAGGATACTCTTTCAGTTTAATCCTATATCGTTCTTTTATCAGCTCAATATCGCCTTCCTGATAGAATAATTCATAGCTCGCGCTTTTGGCGTCAAACTTCCAGATGCGTCCGCCTTTTAAATTTATTTCTTCGTTCTGAACGATTTCATGGATTACATGTTGAAGCAATTCTTCCTCGGTGGTGAATGGGCGGGAAGCGATTTTTTCAATTGTTCTGTATAATTTTCTCAGTTGCATCGATTCATATTCTTATTTAAAAACAAATCAAATTTACCTTGAAAATAGGAGAAAAGCAACAAAGTCATTCGTGATATTTCATCTCACCCGCATAAACTTTGAAAGGAAGATGATCTTCTTTCCGCGGAATGGCGCAAGAGTAACGCGCGCTGTAAGCGCAGTATGGATTATATGCGCTGTTGAAGTCTAAAGTGTAAAGATGATTGGGGTCGGTTTTTTCTTCTCCAACATCAATATACCTGCCAACCTGATATGTTTCTTTTCCGGTTGTTTCATCTGTAAACCAAACCGAGAGGTAGTTTTTATATATCTTATATCTTGCTGTGTCTTTGGAAGTGAATTTATAAACGTTAATTCGATACTCTTTACCTGAATATAAAAACTTGAAGTAGCCGTATTTAGCATACTCACGCTCATCTCCTTTTGTTCCTAGAACGGTTACAACCTCGGTTAACGGATATCGGTTTAACTTAGAGGAAAAGTAGCACTTCAGATTTGGTGGAAACCATTTGATTCCGGTAAAATGGATTGAAGAATCCTGGTTGAAAGGGGATGATGGTTCGCTTCTGAATGCGGAATCGACTTCGGCTCTGTGATGAATAATCTCCTGAACAATTCGCGAACTGTCTTCGGTGCTAAAATTATGACTTGAATTTGAATTTTTGCCGCATCCCGAC
It contains:
- a CDS encoding DUF4065 domain-containing protein; the encoded protein is MPTTKDILLQILEESSIQHTSFGKTQLVKLLYLTEVEYYRNYNERLTDLEWLFYHYGPYALAIDDILNERDFVQTKAKIKNEKNLILIKVAEGLSRYKSEVDTKVSLIIKKIVGQWKDRLLEDLLDYVYFETEPMEAVDKRGDVLDFTTIKKETNKVVIPLKASKETEQRVAELRKRIAPTLKRLSEQRVTEKHEGKEYQKAIEAWDEEEQVDAESLRHLKIIIKP
- a CDS encoding T9SS type A sorting domain-containing protein, encoding MKQLTVVLVVVFLFFLDFNIGNSQGTIAFVDSFNQGNSNEWTWQTGSWTFADGILSTGTVAGHHFLIEPQYIFSNFTFQVDVMKIDDGDAEHPGLVFRWMNDTMNYVFRINGVGSQSWIQLARDMDNRDHNSQIISTVPWFTNENNNRMYKGVWYTMKVRTDSTQIKCKVWRTSDLEPSTWNLDVTDSQYALGKIGLEYYTGSHQYDNVVVIGEGNLVNDVSEEIHPSPVTFALAQNYPNPFNPSTTISYQLPTRSHVTLRVFDLLGREVAMLVNRIEESGDRSVTFDASRLLSGVYYYRLQARPTDGGQAGNFTSVKKLLLLK
- a CDS encoding DUF1684 domain-containing protein, with amino-acid sequence MKNIFFILIVVWGILSGCGKNSNSSHNFSTEDSSRIVQEIIHHRAEVDSAFRSEPSSPFNQDSSIHFTGIKWFPPNLKCYFSSKLNRYPLTEVVTVLGTKGDEREYAKYGYFKFLYSGKEYRINVYKFTSKDTARYKIYKNYLSVWFTDETTGKETYQVGRYIDVGEEKTDPNHLYTLDFNSAYNPYCAYSARYSCAIPRKEDHLPFKVYAGEMKYHE
- a CDS encoding DUF3320 domain-containing protein; this translates as MDIQVQIEFARKNLLDLTMRNRLLNFRPTKARSIRAINEIPREVYDLLVLQERMMEFQPQKQRDNISENGSSESLFGEKEKNGSSDEGLTELWHLPITTTEVADRHLDRYLQTDLDSEGLQKRLFYISQQARSVFEEQGYTVLFLALGFLEWKESPDAIEMRRAPLILVPVELERTDVRKSYRLKWNEEDIYSNISLSAKLVEQGIILPFFEMPEGKTDIDQYFVAVSNAISTMADWKVVNEICLDFFSFTKFVMYKDLDSKSWPTEESLTQHPLIKAILSPSGDVTHRVGFNVEEVDQKIQWKTTYHILDADPYQIAVIEDVKAGHNLVVEGPPGTGKSQTIANAIAELLANGKTVLFVSEKMAALEVVKSRLDHAGLGEFCLELHSRKANKREVLKELERTLQVGTTHTGDQGMDFQLHEDLKNKLNGYAHALGEPIGNIQLSPFALYQMKEKSLRHFKHSGMTIPRAKISSPEKCTIEEWSLAQTRLNDLASSYSLVKPVSKNVWRGCNPPIILPSDEYEIGNLIEKCIVGLNKLASVAQEFSEKSGIRRPGCLGDIQDVVSNSIIVASAPKIERIILENREWDSLKEQAQSIINDLQEFQKQWAIALSCFKENSLDHDLQSLLHDYKIESKHIFRFINKKYWYLKREIAGLCECRPFKKRQQIIEHLEQLIIVQHLQTRVASHEITARKLFGSLWKGRQTNTETLSTFADWIVGFRASLNAGTATTNALSIIEKGVNRLEIEKVYKLLLDSVIDLEVQLDNLKTRIGLNYLLAFSNERDNIQFGILKSRLTELSRNTHTLHTWSQFMRYRNACIETVAASAVPLVDSDSIMPDSLVSCFEGNFADDLLRFAFDQKSDLADFIGKLHEQNIKRFSEVDQLLITTNRKRLVSKLQKNKPIVYGGARGSEVGVLLGEFSRKRSHMPIRKLMIRSGTLIQKLKPCFMMSPLSIAQFLDPRTVQFDVIIFDEASQVKPEDALGALLRGGQLIVMGDTRQLPPTNFFSHLIGEGTEEEETEEATVADVESILHQCKRAFPMKSLNWHYRSRHESLIAVSNREFYDNSLLIFPSSIGKDDDLGLHFVHLPNGVYDRGKSGVNRIEARSVAEAAVHHFKKHPTKSLGIGTFNIKQQQAIQEEVELQLRHNPEMEEYFRSGRDEHFFVKNLETIQGDERDVIFISVGFGFDEVRKLSQNFGPLNHDGGHRRLNVLTTRAREKCVVFSNFKASDLNIEVDTPFGVRALKSFLAFAENRKIIGTQGPSADTDSPFEDSVFEFLTSKGYIVSKQVGCASFRIDLAVVDRKNLGRYILGIECDGAKYHSSTVARDRDRLRQQVLEGLGWKIHRIWSTDWYRNRIEVQDRLIAVVREAANELDSSGVIKKGQTSNSEIEPIVVISPNSTYRNFSIPNIEELATPYQVCQSLGIQIGGDLHKQSARYLANAVVNVVIVEAPVHFDEVVRRIRMLWGLGRAGQRINSIVKDATKHAVNAGLIKLKNGFLWSSKEQNPVLVRRRIDDPLPRIELICNEEIAEAIRVVLRHQFSTNSGEVVTQVAHLFGIQSIHDKTAERIEYILKDLMMNNEVEYVSDGIVRLAVGK
- a CDS encoding ATP-binding protein, producing the protein MSTQLKRIANVATVTSGNITAVFADDVASAASPSDVIGKLGSYVMIPSGDRSIIGTISSTRYHDLSAADDKLSLKPAKKIIEIQLIGTLTDGRFTRGVSSFPVLGSPVYLAASEDLKSIFATYRHSNFSVGSLSIMDEERFFLEPNKFFAKHIALFGSTGSGKSCTTASIIQKIHKFENAHVILLDLHGEYEPAFKDQGNIIKITELELPYWLMNFDELCETFIDEDDPHSHNQMMIMKDAVLDSKRGKNLNLKEFLTIDTPVYFDFLEVSARMRSLDTERTLGGKEGPFYGQFTRFLVRLESKIQDKRYEFLFKPKKYRSSETFSELLTQLFGIVNNKQVTVLDLSRVPFDVINVLVSLLGRIIFDFNLWNQNRQNFPVLIVFEEAHTYLSSQGRSVAARKTVERISKEGRKYGVSCMIVSQRPSEISETITAQCNNFIALRLLNPNDQNYVRKLVPDALASLIDVLPTLGQGEAFIIGDAVAIPARVQIDMPSPAPASGDIKFFNKWLKKEADTSVPDVVNNWWKQIRS
- a CDS encoding serine/threonine-protein phosphatase; protein product: MQLRKLYRTIEKIASRPFTTEEELLQHVIHEIVQNEEINLKGGRIWKFDAKSASYELFYQEGDIELIKERYRIKLKEYPIFLELPKLRTVLGSEQDWYLKQRGILKYSATGIGEKIQWRGNTLYRYVMAFNADDLDESLTNTLNIISAALSTVLRTKKIERDAKVLERDLDKASEIQKSILPQHEMKFHSFDVYGVSIPDRIVGGDFFDYLQSETDDERIAVVVGDAASKGFSAAAQALYTSGALRMGFDYQTKISSLLQRINKLLNKTFSEEHFVSLVYTELTDDKNGLIIYANCGHNNPILLRNNSETTEYIETTGQMLGPFPNENFRTENFHMDHGDILLLYTDGIVEATNEQGDFYGEERLIRLLIASRSLTPKEITLKILEDVQLFNSLGTHTDDKTLVTIRRN